The Aedes aegypti strain LVP_AGWG chromosome 3, AaegL5.0 Primary Assembly, whole genome shotgun sequence genome contains a region encoding:
- the LOC5564579 gene encoding general odorant-binding protein 19d, with the protein MKSIASAVLLLIFSVLVHSQSIKDLVEECKQTVPISEELEKSFLKLEFPPEEKTTHCLLDCIGKSLKVMDEKSGINLAVVTKLLQEVEPEGVIGEEQVRCATEAATSKEDQCTMAFKLYQCFEKEFLALMKMKLDQGE; encoded by the exons ATGAAGTCGATCGCGAGCGCCGTTCTTCTGCTGATCTTTTCGGTTTTG GTCCACTCCCAAAGTATCAAGGACCTGGTAGAGGAATGCAAACAAACCGTTCCGATTAGCGAGGAGTTGGAAAAGTCCTTCCTGAAGCTGGAGTTTCCCCCGGAGGAAAAGACCACCCATTGTCTGTTGGACTGCATTGGAAAATCACTGAAGGTCATGGACGAGAAAAGTGGAATCAACTTGGCCGTGGTTACCAAGCTTCTGCAGGAGGTGGAACCAGAAGGCGTGATCGGTGAGGAACAGGTCCGGTGTGCTACAGAAGCTGCCACCAGTAAGGAAGATCAGTGCACGATGGCTTTTAAGCTTTATCAGTGCTTTGAGAAGGAGTTTTTGGCACTGATGAAGATGAAACTGGATCAGGGGGAGTGA
- the LOC5564586 gene encoding general odorant-binding protein 99b: MLIILDRSKLAVCNHSAMTTHRLFIAATLLVLLVSLAYASEVLTKRQQYDQHKLMCGKIVRSTKEDRELYSQSQYPETHDTACFLRCVSILSGSYDDETGVNLDVLYDVYGKGTTAEEYAEESKACLALRDEVECYCMKAYKPLMCLREQFKKRNTA; the protein is encoded by the exons ATGCTCATAATACTTGATCGAAGCAAGCTGGCAGTCTGTAACCACTCCGCCATGACTACACATCGTCTTTTCATTGCAGCAACCCTGCTGGTTCTGCTG GTATCGCTAGCCTACGCTTCCGAGGTGCTGACCAAACGGCAACAGTACGACCAGCACAAGCTGATGTGCGGTAAAATAGTTCGCTCCACCAAGGAAGACCGGGAACTCTACAGTCAGTCGCAGTATCCGGAAACGCACGACACGGCTTGCTTCTTGCGGTGCGTATCCATACTGAGCGGATCTTACGACGACGAAACGGGAGTGAATCTGGACGTATTGTACGATGTCTACGGCAAGGGTACAACAGCGGAAGAGTACGCCGAGGAATCGAAAGCTTGCCTGGCGTTGCGGGACGAAGTCGAGTGCTACTGCATGAAGGCGTATAAACCGCTTATGTGCTTGAGGGAGCAGTTCAAGAAGAGGAATACGGCCTAG
- the LOC5564585 gene encoding uncharacterized protein LOC5564585: MLKAMTSNRCWIAVAIVCLMGVAAQAGPDFRTKREQYDHSKQMCGKILRTPAADLEHYLRSDYPESHDTACFIRCVSILNGGYDDETGVNMGVLFETYGGSLTKEEYADEAKECLALRDEVECYCMKAYKPILCLKEQFKKRNVL, from the exons ATGCTCAAAGCCATGACTTCAAATCGTTGCTGGATCGCAGTGGCCATCGTTTGCCTgatg GGAGTGGCAGCTCAAGCCGGTCCCGATTTTAGGACCAAGCGGGAACAGTATGACCACAGCAAGCAAATGTGCGGCAAGATTCTTCGGACGCCGGCTGCCGACTTGGAGCACTACCTCCGTTCGGATTATCCGGAAAGTCACGACACGGCCTGCTTCATACGGTGTGTTTCCATCCTGAATGGGGGATACGATGATGAGACGGGAGTGAACATGGGTGTGCTGTTCGAGACCTACGGAGGAAGTTTGACCAAGGAGGAATACGCCGATGAAGCAAAGGAATGCCTAGCGTTGCGGGACGAGGTCGAGTGCTACTGCATGAAGGCGTACAAACCGATTCTGTGCCTGAAGGAGCAGTTCAAGAAGCGGAATGTGTTGTAA